The nucleotide window TGACGGCGGCCGGGCGTGAGCAGAACGAGACTGGACGAATGGGACAATCTCGGCGCCCAGAAGCTGACGCCAGGGGTACAGAAGCGCCGCTTCGTGGAACTGGCCCGCGAGGCTGGGTGCGATGAATAAACAGAGGCACCGCTTGAAGTGGCCGTGCGGGCAATCTCTCGGCATAAGCTCAAGCAGGGCGAGGGCTCAATCGCTGAGCAAGCCCTCGATATACGTAAAAACTAAGGTCGAGAATATTTTTCCCAAATAAGAGTAATGACGCTCATCTTTCCATCAAGATTGAACTTGAATGGTACCGTCGTGAGTGTAACAATATTATTCTGATATGCAACGTCGCGAACTTGTGCGGTTCCCGTCCAAGCCTCATTCCACGACGTATCGATGTTATGAGTAATTTTGTTGCCTTCAATTTTGTACGTGCCGGCGTAAGCAAAGAATGATTTATGAAGCTTTACCCGGTCTTCATCTGTCATTTTATCATTGGCGACTGGCCTATCGCGCCCTTCATAAGCGCAGATAACCATCATTCTACCGTCTTTATCATAGTTAAGCCAGCCATTTGGCTTCGGACCGCCGTAAGCATCCACGGTCTCTCCAGTGTCAACAATCTTGCGTGTTGCTGTTACGAGCCGCCATGTGCCAACGACTTCATTCGCTTCCAAAGCCTGCGCTGTCGTGGCACTCAAAGCCCAAGCGCAAATCAGGATTGCTGCCTTCACGACGTACTCCATGACTTCGTTGGCGAGAACGATTGATCACTTCTGCCACGAATTCATAATCGCATGTTTTCCAGCGTAGCCAACCTACAGATTTCCGTGGTGAGCAAAGAATATCATCGGCAACGCTTCTGGATGACGTTGCTGGATAAGACCGAGAAGGCGGCATCGTCGGCCAGCAGCGCGACAGCCTCATGCGGTCGCCAAGCCCGACCGGCAACATGCTGGCTGGCCACGCGCCATCCTACGCCATAAACCGGGCGATGGACGAGGCGCTGGGATGATGTCCCGCCTTGACGGCGGTAGGGCTCATCTCTTTAGATTAAGATCGCGAAGACGAAAATCAGACACAAGAATAATGCTTCACATAATAGATCGCTCGGCAATTTTATTCTTTAGTTCATCTTCAAGGCTTTTGATATAATCTTCTTTCGGAGAACTAAGCATCATTTCTTTCTCGATGCGTCGCTCCAGTGATGCTATCTCGATTTCCAACTTTCGAAATTTATTGTTTGGTCTATAAGAATCCATAAGATCGATAGCTTTATTAAGTAATAGATCTATAAGATTTGTTACGGAAGACAATACCACCTCCCAAGATATGATTATTTTTTGAATTCTAGGGTCATTAATTTCTGATTGCAATATTCCGCATGGTGCAATCCCGCGCTTTAGGGTGAAGCGTACGTTTTTGTACATACCGCAGTTATTGTCTGAAATACTCGGTACTTGAAATGAGCGACGATGAGTGTTTTTCGGTGACCCCCTACGTCGCAGCGATCATGACCTCTAAGGCGGGCGCTTACACCGGCTTGCTATTATTCGCTCTGCTGAACGACTTGCCCTGGTTGCTCGCAGCGCTCGCCTTGCTGACCGTCTCCGGCACGTCCTCGACGAAGGTGACCACGTGCTCGCCCAAGCCGCGCGGTGGGCGCTCATAGTCGACATCGGCCAGCCATTTTCGGTGGGTGTGCGCGTCGTACAGGACGCGGTCGACGTGACCTCGACAATCCCGCGTGTACCGGATCGTCTGCCGGATAATGAGCTTGCCGCCGGGCTTCACGACAGGTGTCAGCACCTCCGTGCTGGTCACATCGACGGAGATATGCCGGTCGGCAAGCCGGCAGCAAAGGAAGGCTGCCGGGATGATGATGGCGAGGCAGATGCCCCCCAGCCAGGCGTAGCCGAAGATGCGCAGGCCCATCAGCCACCCCTCATCGTTTTGAAGAGATCGAACCCACCCTTCGTCAGTGCGATCACGCCGCCGACAAAAGCGGCCGTCGTTCCGCAGACCCACATCAGCACCTTCGCCGCGGTCCGTGACGACGAGACGAACTCGACGACGCCGTCCATACTGGC belongs to Methylobacterium sp. 77 and includes:
- a CDS encoding lipocalin-like domain-containing protein, which encodes MKAAILICAWALSATTAQALEANEVVGTWRLVTATRKIVDTGETVDAYGGPKPNGWLNYDKDGRMMVICAYEGRDRPVANDKMTDEDRVKLHKSFFAYAGTYKIEGNKITHNIDTSWNEAWTGTAQVRDVAYQNNIVTLTTVPFKFNLDGKMSVITLIWEKYSRP